In the genome of Microcoleus vaginatus PCC 9802, the window CCGGTGGCTCTTACGAGAATTTGGAAGCGAAGCGACTCGAAAGCGGGCCAAAATCTGAATGGAATGGTTTTGACTATCAGTTTATTGGCAAAAAAGTTGCGCCGACTTTTAAGATTCCCAAGGGCGAACATTATGTCCGCGTTGAAAGCGGCAAGGGTGAGTTGGGGATTTATATTATCGGGGATGATACTGTGTTTCCCTGGCGCTGGAAGATTCGGACTGCGGATTTTAATAATTTGCAGATTTTGCCTCACATTGTGCGCGGTGTGAAGATTGCGGATTTGGTGGCAATTTTGGGTAGTATCGACATTATTATGGGATCGGTTGACAGGTAGGTTTTGTCGATTTTTATTTGAGGATTTAACCCGGTTTTTTTAGGGAACCGGGTTGATTTTTTTTAACAGCCGATAAACGCGGATAGATATCGATTAATTTTGCTGTTAAGGTAGCTAAAATGTACCTTGTTTCTCTCTTGTCTCTTCCTCTGTGCCCTCTGCGGTTAATAAAAAAATCTCTTCTTCACAAATGAAATAACATCAACTTTGATTCGATAAATTATGAAAGTTCAGCAATCAGATATCGATGACAGCAACTCGCAGCTCTGTGCTTTAATCTGCGAAAGAATTGTCGCCAGCCCGCAGCGGCGTATTACTTTTGCTGAATATATGGATTTGGCATTATATCATCCGCAGCACGGATATTATAATAGCGATCGCCCCTCGATTGGCAAACAAGGCGATTTTATCACGTCGTCTCATTGGGGTGCTGATTTTGCGGAGGTTTTGGCAGAGCAATTTGTGGAAATGTGGGAATTGCTCGATCGCCCTCAAAACTTCGCGATCATAGAAATGGGCGCTGGGCGGGGAAATTTTGCCGAAAATGTGCTGCAATATCTGCAAATACAATATCCCAATTTCTTTCAGATTTTAGAATATATCATTATTGAAGTTTCCCCTGTACTCCAAGCGGAGCAGCGGCAAATGTTAGCCGACATCAAGTGTGTTAAGTGGTGTAAGTGGGATGAGATAATTAATAACTCAATTGTCGGTTGTTGCTTTTCTAATGAGTTAGTAGATGCTTTACCCGTGCATCAATTTATTCTGGAACAAGGGCAAGTTAGGGAGATTTACGTTACCGCCGAAACACCCAAAAATGTACAAAAAGAAATAAAATTTGTTGAGGTAGTTGGCGAAGTTTCCACACCTAAAATTGCTC includes:
- a CDS encoding class I SAM-dependent methyltransferase, with the protein product MKVQQSDIDDSNSQLCALICERIVASPQRRITFAEYMDLALYHPQHGYYNSDRPSIGKQGDFITSSHWGADFAEVLAEQFVEMWELLDRPQNFAIIEMGAGRGNFAENVLQYLQIQYPNFFQILEYIIIEVSPVLQAEQRQMLADIKCVKWCKWDEIINNSIVGCCFSNELVDALPVHQFILEQGQVREIYVTAETPKNVQKEIKFVEVVGEVSTPKIAQYFDLVGLDLSASVYGNGYRSEVNLAALDWMSTVAQKLQRGYLLTIDYGYPAHRYYNPRRREGTLQCYYRHRYHSNPYINVGRQDLTAHVDFTALEKQGELCGLDVVGFTQQALFLMALGLGDRIASLSTNDAEVLDLATFLRRREALHQLIDPMGLGGFGVLVQCKGLREEEKGRILKGLMVP